Genomic DNA from Pseudomonas helmanticensis:
CGCCGATCACGCCGGTGCCGATGGCTTGTTGGCTCGCGGAACTGGCGCCAGTGGCGATGGCCAGTGGCACTACGCCGAGAATGAACGCCAGTGACGTCATCACGATCGGACGCAGACGCAGACGCGCGGCCTGCAACGTCGCATCGATCAGGTCATGCCCTTCGTCATACAAGCTCTTGGCGAACTCGATGATCAGGATCGCGTTCTTCGCCGACAGACCAATGATGGTGATCAGGCCAACCTTGAAGAACACATCATTGGGCATCCCGCGCAGTGTCACCGCGAGTACCGCGCCGAGCACGCCCAATGGCACCACCAGCAACACCGAAGTTGGGATCGACCAACTCTCATACAGTGCCGCCAGGCAGAGAAATACGATCAGCAGCGACAACCCGAGCAGGATCGGCGCCTGACTGCCGGACAGGCGTTCCTGCAACGACAACCCGGTCCATTCCTGGCCCAGGCCTTTCGGGCCTTGGGCAACCAGACGTTCAATCTCGGCCATGGCTTCGCCCGTGCTGTGCCCCGGTGCCGGCTCGCCGGAAATGGCAATCGCCGGATAACCGTTGTAACGGGTCAACTGTGCCGGGCCCTGAATCCATTTGGCCTGCACAAATGCCGACAGCGGTACCATTTTTCCGTTGTTGTTGCGTACGTGCATCTTCAGCAGGTCATCGACCTGACTGCGCTGGCTGCCTTCGGCCTGTACGACCACGCGCTGCATCCGTCCCTGATTGGGGAAGTCATTGATGTAGCTCGAGCCGACGGCGGTGGACAGCACGCTGCCGATATCGGCAAACGACACGCCCAACGCATTGGCCTGTTTGCGGTCCACTTCGAGTTGCACTTGCGGTGCTTCGGCCAGTGCGCTTTCACGCACGTTCATCAGCACCGGGCTTTTCTCGGCGGCGGCTAGCAGTTCGGTGCGCGCCTGCATCAATGTTGCGTGGCCGAGGCCGCCGCGATCCTGCAAACGGAACTCGAAACCACTCGATGTGCCCAGGCCATCGACCGGCGGTGGCAGCACGGCGAAGGCCATGGCGTCCTTGATCTGGCTCAGGGCGATATTCGCGCGATCAGCAATCGAGCTTGCCGAGTCGTCGCTGCCGCGCTGCGACCAGTCCTTCAGTGTGCTGAACGCCAAGGCTGCGTTCTGCCCGCTGCCGGAGAAGCTGAAACCGAGAATCACCACGCTGTCGCTGATCCCCGGTTCGCCAGCGTTATGCGCCTCGAACTGTTCGGCCACCTGCACCGTACGGTTCTTGGTCGCGCCGGGTGGCAGCTGAATATCGGTGATGGTGTAACCCTGGTCTTCGACCGGCAGGAACGAGGAGGGCAGGCGCGCAAAAAGCAGACCCAGGCCGACCAGCAACACGCCGTAGATCAGCAGATAGCGACCGGTACGTTTCAGCGCATAACCGACCCAGCCCTGATAACGATCGGTCAGTTGCTCGAAGCGGCGGTTGAACCAGCCGAAGAACCCGCGTTTTTCGTGGTGTTCGCCTTTGGCGATCGGTTTGAGCAGCGTTGCGCACAGCGCCGGGGTCAAGGTCAGGGCGAGAAACGCCGAGAACAGAATCGAGGTGGCCATCGACAGCGAGAACTGCTGGTAGATCACCCCGACCGAGCCTTGCATGAACGCCATCGGAATGAACACCGCCACCAGCACCAGCGTGATGCCGATGATAGCGCCAGTGATCTGCGTCATCGCCTTGCGTGTGGCTTCCTTGGGCGACAAACCCTCGGTGGCCATGATCCGCTCGACGTTCTCGACCACGACAATCGCGTCGTCCACCAGAATGCCAATGGCCAGAACCATGCCGAACATGGTCAGCACGTTGATCGAGAAACCCAGCGCCAGCATGGTCGCGAACGTGCCCATCAATGCCACAGGCACCACCAGTGTCGGGATCAGCGTGTAACGCACGTTCTGCAGAAACAGGAACATCACCGCAAACACCAGCAACATCGCTTCGCCCAAGGTGTAGACCACTTTGGTAATCGAGACTTTGACGAACGGTGAAGTGTCGTACGGGATCTTGTATTCCACGCCCGCCGGGAAATAGCGCGCCAGCTCATCCATCTTCGCCCGCACCAGCGTCGCGGTGTTCAGCGCGTTGGCACCCGGCGACAGCTGCACGCCGACGGCGGTCGACGGTTTGCCGTTGAGGCGTGTACCGAACTGATATTCCTGACTGCCAACCTCGACCCGGGCGACGTCACCGATGCGCACGGTCGAACCGTCGGGATTGGCCTTGAGCACGATGTCGGCAAATTCTTCCGGCGTCGACAACTGGCCCTTGACCAGAATCGTCGCGGTGATTTCCTGGCTGGACGGGTTGGGCAAATCGCCAATGCTACCGGCGGAAACCTGGGCGTTCTGCGCGACGATGGCGGCGTTGACGTCAGCCGGCGTCAGGTTGAAACCGATGAGTTTCTGCGGATCGATCCAGATGCGCATCGCTCGCTCGGCGCCATACAGCTGCGCCTTGCCGACGCCATCCAGACGCTTGATCTCGTTCATCACGTTGCGCGCCAGATAATCGCTGAGCGCGACGTCATCGAGCTTGCCGTCACTGGACGTCAGGGTGATCAACAAAAGGAAACCGGAAGAGACCTTCTCCACCTGCAAGCCTTGCTGATTGACCGCTTGCGGCAGGCGTGACTCGACCACTTTCAGACGGTTTTGCACGTCAACCTGCGCCAGTTCCGGATTGGTGCCGGGCTGGAAGGTCGCTTTGATGGTCGCGCTGCCAAGGCTGCTCTGCGATTCGAAGTACAACAGGTGATCGGCGCCGTTGAGCTCTTCCTCGATCAGGCTGACCACGCTTTCATCGACGGTCTGCGCCGAGGCGCCCGGGTACACGGCATAGATTTCGATCTGCGGCGGCGCGACGTCGGGGTATTGCGCCACCGGCAATTGCGGGATGGCCAGCGCACCGGCCAACAGGATGAACAGCGCGACGACCCAGGCAAACACCGGGCGGTCGATAAAGAACTGCGGCATAGAAAAGCGTCCTGCTTACTGACCAGAAGTCTGGGCAAGTGGAAGAGGGGTGTCGTCGATCTGCACTTTTTCGCCGGCACGGGCGTGCTGCAGGCCTTCAATGACAATGCGGTCGCCGGGCTTGAGTCCGCCGGTGACGATCCAGCGATCGTTTTGCACCGCGCCCAGTTGCACCGGTTGCTGCGCCACACGCATTTGCGCGTCGACGGTCAGTACTTGCGCGATGCCGGCGCTGTCACGTTGAACGGCGCGTTGCGGCACGGTAATACCGTTCTGGATTTTCGCCTGTTCGATGCGCACACGGATGAAACTGCCCGGCAGCAGGTCGAGATCGGGGTTTGGAAATTCGCTGCGCAGGATGATCTGGCCGGTGCCCGGATCAACCGTGATATCGCTGAACAGCAGTTTGCCGGGCAACGCATAGAGACTGCCGTCATCCTGAATCAGCGTGACCTTGACCTGATCCTGACCGACCTCCTGCAACTGCCCGGAGCGGAACGCGCGACGCAGTTCGTTGAGCTCGCGGGTCGATTGCGTGACGTCGGCGTGAATCGGGTTCAGCTGTTGAATCAACGCCAGCGGCGTGGTTTCGTTCTGCCCGACCAGCGCGCCTTCGGTGACCAGTGCGCGACCGACACGCCCGGAAATCGGCGCGACGACGGTGGCGTAGCCGAGATTGAGTTTCGCCCGTTCGACGGCGGCTTTGTTCGCCGCGACATCGGCGGCGGTTTGCCGGGCATTGGCGCGCGCGTTGTCGTAGTCCTGAGCACTGATGGCTTTGTCGTCGATCAATTGCGCGTAGCGTTGTTCCTGCAATTTCGCCTGGAAGGCATTGGCTTCGGCTTTGCGCAGCGCGGCTTCGGCGCTGTCGAGGTCAGCCTTGAATGGCGCCGGATCGATGCGAAACAACACGTCGCCCTTTTTCACGTCGCTGCCTTCGCGAAAGGTCCGTTGCAGCACCACGCCGGCAACCCGTGCGCGCACTTCGGCAATGCGCGGCGCCGCGACGCGGCCGCTGAGTTCGCTGCTGATCGACAGGGGATGGGCCTCGATGGTTTCGATGCGCACGGTGGCCGGTGGCGCCTGTTCCTCGGCTTTCGAGGACGAGTCACAGGCACTCAGCGTCAGCGCCATTGCGATCAGGCCGAGCCCGGCCAACAGTTTGTTCGACATTTACCACCCCCAATATTGATGCGCGCATCCTACGGCCAGTCGCGCAGAGTAGCGGTGAAGCTTTGTAGGCGCTGTGTGAAATTGTGTAAGGGTTTTACTCAGGGACGGGTGAGGGCGTATATCCTTTAGCCCTTGAAATTTATTGCGACAGTTGCATCGCCATCGCGGGCAAGCCCGCTCCCACAGGGATCGGTTGTGGACACAAATCATGTGAACACCCGAAAACACTGTGGGAGCGGGCTTGCCCGCGATGAGGCCTTCAATGTCGCCACCGCACTTTCTGGAACACCTCCATGCCCAACATCCTCCTGGTCGAAGACGACACCGCGCTCGCCGAACTGATTTCCAGCTATCTGGAGCGCAATGGCTATTCCGTCAGCGTCATCGGCCGTGGCGATCACGTACGGGAGCGGGCGCGAGTCAATCCGCCGGATCTGGTGATTCTCGACCTGATGCTGCCGGGCCTCGACGGCTTGCAGGTGTGCCGCTTGCTGCGTGCCGA
This window encodes:
- a CDS encoding efflux RND transporter permease subunit: MPQFFIDRPVFAWVVALFILLAGALAIPQLPVAQYPDVAPPQIEIYAVYPGASAQTVDESVVSLIEEELNGADHLLYFESQSSLGSATIKATFQPGTNPELAQVDVQNRLKVVESRLPQAVNQQGLQVEKVSSGFLLLITLTSSDGKLDDVALSDYLARNVMNEIKRLDGVGKAQLYGAERAMRIWIDPQKLIGFNLTPADVNAAIVAQNAQVSAGSIGDLPNPSSQEITATILVKGQLSTPEEFADIVLKANPDGSTVRIGDVARVEVGSQEYQFGTRLNGKPSTAVGVQLSPGANALNTATLVRAKMDELARYFPAGVEYKIPYDTSPFVKVSITKVVYTLGEAMLLVFAVMFLFLQNVRYTLIPTLVVPVALMGTFATMLALGFSINVLTMFGMVLAIGILVDDAIVVVENVERIMATEGLSPKEATRKAMTQITGAIIGITLVLVAVFIPMAFMQGSVGVIYQQFSLSMATSILFSAFLALTLTPALCATLLKPIAKGEHHEKRGFFGWFNRRFEQLTDRYQGWVGYALKRTGRYLLIYGVLLVGLGLLFARLPSSFLPVEDQGYTITDIQLPPGATKNRTVQVAEQFEAHNAGEPGISDSVVILGFSFSGSGQNAALAFSTLKDWSQRGSDDSASSIADRANIALSQIKDAMAFAVLPPPVDGLGTSSGFEFRLQDRGGLGHATLMQARTELLAAAEKSPVLMNVRESALAEAPQVQLEVDRKQANALGVSFADIGSVLSTAVGSSYINDFPNQGRMQRVVVQAEGSQRSQVDDLLKMHVRNNNGKMVPLSAFVQAKWIQGPAQLTRYNGYPAIAISGEPAPGHSTGEAMAEIERLVAQGPKGLGQEWTGLSLQERLSGSQAPILLGLSLLIVFLCLAALYESWSIPTSVLLVVPLGVLGAVLAVTLRGMPNDVFFKVGLITIIGLSAKNAILIIEFAKSLYDEGHDLIDATLQAARLRLRPIVMTSLAFILGVVPLAIATGASSASQQAIGTGVIGGMITATLAVIFVPVFFVVVMKLVQRFTRH
- a CDS encoding efflux RND transporter periplasmic adaptor subunit gives rise to the protein MSNKLLAGLGLIAMALTLSACDSSSKAEEQAPPATVRIETIEAHPLSISSELSGRVAAPRIAEVRARVAGVVLQRTFREGSDVKKGDVLFRIDPAPFKADLDSAEAALRKAEANAFQAKLQEQRYAQLIDDKAISAQDYDNARANARQTAADVAANKAAVERAKLNLGYATVVAPISGRVGRALVTEGALVGQNETTPLALIQQLNPIHADVTQSTRELNELRRAFRSGQLQEVGQDQVKVTLIQDDGSLYALPGKLLFSDITVDPGTGQIILRSEFPNPDLDLLPGSFIRVRIEQAKIQNGITVPQRAVQRDSAGIAQVLTVDAQMRVAQQPVQLGAVQNDRWIVTGGLKPGDRIVIEGLQHARAGEKVQIDDTPLPLAQTSGQ